The Spirosoma oryzicola region GTTACGGTAACATTGCCCTCCGCGAGGCAACTGCTGGCCGGACCGCGCACCAACGTAAAAGAACAGACTTAATACGGCTTCGGTGATTTTCCGCTATCGACTACGGGATACTACGCATTGTGCAAAAGCCGTGAATCCGCGCTAAAAGTACGCTGGTACAGTGCCGAACTTTGTCCCATCGAAAATTCACTAAACACCGTCTCCTCTTTTGTCATGGAAAAAGCATTCTGGTTCAACTCCTGGGAATTGGAAGGACATTACACCAGCTTTCACCGGAAAGATATTCACCCGTACGCCATCAAATACCTGCCTCCCTTTGCTTTGGAAGGGCAGACGGTATTCGTACCGCTTTGCGGCAAGTCACTAGATCTGCTGTATTTCAGCCGGTTTGCAACCCGCGTTATTGGCGTCGAAATCGTTGAGAAGGCGATCATTCAGTTTTTTGAAGAAAATCAGTTAGCGTATCGGCAAATCGGTAGCCGGTTCGTGTCGGGTAACATCACCATCCTTTGCCGTGATTTCTTCTCGCTCAATCGCGAAGATGTAGGTGCATTCGATATTGTTTACGACCGGGCGTCGCTGGTTGCGCTGCCACCTGCCATGCGGATGCGGTATCTGCAAACGTTGGAATGGCTGACGCCCGTAGGTACGCTAAGTCTCTTGAATACCCTCGAATATGGACCTATATTGCCAAGTCCACCATTTAGTATAGCACCTGCTGATGTAGTGGGGTACTTTCCGAATTATGCCATCGATCATGTCGAGAGTCCGACTCTGCCAAACCACGGCATGGTAAAGAAATTCAATCTGTCTTATTTGAAAGAGCACGGATTTATGATGCGTAAATTGTATGACTCGCCCGTGCTGATCGATATTGACGAGGTAATGCAGATGGCGTAGGTAGGGCAGGTTCATAAGATAGTCTCCCGATATAGTTTTGAAGCCTATATCGGGAGACTATCGGCTAAAAGCGGGAAGCGCTACAGTGCCGTTTCACCGAATCGAGGCACCTAGTTCGTCTAGAATTTGTTAGCTTTGTTGAGAACGGCGCTATAAAGCGGTGCCCGAATGCATGGACAATCGGTTTGTTGAAAAAGCTACTGGTGCTATCGCCGATAAATATCGGTTAGCCATTTTAATGGAACTCTCGAACAAAGGAAGCCTTACGTCGTCCGATGTTCAGGAGTTGACCGGCTTGTCACAGCCCTGCGTATCGCATCACGTCAAACTAT contains the following coding sequences:
- a CDS encoding ArsR/SmtB family transcription factor; its protein translation is MDNRFVEKATGAIADKYRLAILMELSNKGSLTSSDVQELTGLSQPCVSHHVKLLTDSGLVNAQKEGRNVHLTLNKESLQQLSGFFDKLV
- a CDS encoding thiopurine S-methyltransferase → MEKAFWFNSWELEGHYTSFHRKDIHPYAIKYLPPFALEGQTVFVPLCGKSLDLLYFSRFATRVIGVEIVEKAIIQFFEENQLAYRQIGSRFVSGNITILCRDFFSLNREDVGAFDIVYDRASLVALPPAMRMRYLQTLEWLTPVGTLSLLNTLEYGPILPSPPFSIAPADVVGYFPNYAIDHVESPTLPNHGMVKKFNLSYLKEHGFMMRKLYDSPVLIDIDEVMQMA